One genomic window of Motacilla alba alba isolate MOTALB_02 chromosome 3, Motacilla_alba_V1.0_pri, whole genome shotgun sequence includes the following:
- the LOC119698456 gene encoding TATA-box-binding protein, with product MDQNNSLPPYAQGLASPQGAMTPGIPIFSPMMPYGTGLTPQPVQSTNSLSILEEQQRQQQQQQAAQQSTSQQATQGTSGQTPQLFHSQTLTTAPLPGTTPLYSSPMTPMTPITPATPASESSGIVPQLQNIVSTVNLGCKLDLKTIALRARNAEYNPKRFAAVIMRIREPRTTALIFSSGKMVCTGAKSEEQSRLAARKYARVVQKLGFPAKFLDFKIQNMVGSCDVKFPIRLEGLVLTHQQFSSYEPELFPGLIYRMIKPRIVLLIFVSGKVVLTGAKVRAEIYEAFENIYPILKGFRKTT from the exons ATGGATCAGAACAACAGTTTGCCACCCTACGCTCAAGGCTTAGCCTCCCCTCAG GGTGCAATGACTCCAGGAATTCCAATTTTCAGCCCAATGATGCCATATGGCACAGGACTGACACCGCAGCCTGTCCAGAGCACCAACAGTCTGTCCATATTGGAGGAacagcagcggcagcagcagcagcagcaagcagcacagCAATCCACATCACAGCAAGCGACACAGGGAACATCTGGTCAAACCCCCCAGCTCTTCCATTCACAGACTCTTACCACAGCCCCTTTACCAGGAACCACACCTCTGTACTCCTCTCCAATGACTCCAATGACTCCAATAACTCCTGCAACACCGGCGTCAGAGAGCTCTGGCATAGTGCCACAACTACA GAATATTGTGTCCACAGTGAATCTTGGTTGCAAACTTGACCTAAAAACTATTGCACTTCGTGCCCGAAATGCTGAATATAATCCCAAG CgttttgctgctgttattaTGAGAATAAGAGAACCACGTACTACTGCACTGATATTCAGCTCTGGAAAAATGGTGTGCACAGGAGCAAAAAG TGAGGAGCAATCCAGGCTGGCTGCAAGGAAGTATGCAAGAGTTGTTCAGAAATTGGGTTTTCCTGCAAAatttttggattttaaaattcagaatatgGTGGGCAGCTGTGATGTGAAATTTCCCATCAGACTGGAAGGATTGGTACTCACACACCAGCAGTTCAGCAG CTACGAGCCAGAATTGTTTCCTGGCTTAATCTACAGAATGATTAAGCCAAGAATTGttctgcttatttttgtttctggaaaAGTGGTTTTAACTG GTGCTAAAGTACGAGCAGAAATCTATGAAGCATTTGAAAACATCTATCCTATTTTAAAGGGATTCAGAAAGACAACGTAA
- the LOC119699117 gene encoding proline-rich protein 2-like has protein sequence MFTPRLAQISTTNVGRRFARGNRVQKPETARRRPRPTPEAPFGLATSHTAALGVRPQPARAPSPPRSPSSTGPGPAQPPPALAGSRRCPRPSRGRRLGRRSPPSRGGGEKGGRRFRAAGVLPCSPAAAQAAPEVRSKPGPRTVPALQARPAPHHRAPPAGRGRAAAAGSGGHSVAGTRYLALAALPPRSAPAGARPRPAPAPPARPARHFPPPAGQELRREEPSEIKPGRVQGPASGEA, from the exons ATGTTCACGC CGCGGCTTGCTCAGATCTCCACTACAAACGTCGGGCGACGCTTCGCTCGAGGGAACAGAGTCCAGAAGCCGGAGACAGCCCGGAGGAGGCCCCGACCCACCCCCGAGGCCCCTTTCGGGCTCGCCACCAGCCACACGGCAGCGCTCGGCGTGCGGCCACAGCCTGCCCGCGCCCCCAGCCCTCCTCGCTCCCCATCCAgcaccggccccggccccgcgcagcccccgcccgCCCTCGCAGGGtcccgccgctgcccgcgcccATCCCGCGGTCGGCGCCTCGGCCGCCGCTCGCCCCCGAGCCGCGGCGGGGGAGAGAAAGGCGGCCGCCGCTTCCGCGCCGCGGGagtccttccctgctccccggCCGCGGCTCAGGCCGCCCCGGAGGTGCGGAGCAAGCCCGGCCCGCGCACCGTCCCCGCCCTCCAGGCCCGGCCTGCCCCGCACCATCGTGCCCCGCCGGCGGGCAGGGGGCGAGCGGCGGCCGCAGGGAGCGGCGGGCACTCGGTGGCGGGCACTCGGTACCTGGCGCTCGCTGCGCTCCCGCCGCGCTCAGCGCCCGCCGGAGcccggccgcgccccgcccccgcgccaCCGGCGCGCCCGGCGCGTCACTTCCCGCCGCCAGCGGGACAAGAGCTTCGCAGGGAGGAACCCTCGGAAATCAAACCAGGGCGAGTGCAGGGTCCTGCATCTGGAGAGGCGTGA